The Streptomyces fungicidicus nucleotide sequence GACCGAGGCCGCTGCGGCCGCGGCCGGTGCGGTCGTCGGAGTGGACGAGGGTGTAGCGGCCGGACGACATGCGGTGCAGCCGTACGGTCGCGGCGGCGGCGACCTGTTCCAGCCGGGCGGCGAGGACGTAGGACTCCAGGCGCATCCTGCGCTCGTTGTCCGCCGAGGTGCCGGCGGTGAGGCCGGCCATGCGGGCCACGCGGTCGTACTCCTCGCGCAGCGGTCCGAGCCGGCGCGCCGAGGCGGTGGCCCGCGCGGAGAGCCGGTCGAGTTCGGCGCAGCGCCGGTCCGCGGCGTCCCGCGCGGAGGCCGCCTCGCGCACCCTGCGGCCGGCGTCCTCGGCGGCCCGCTGCGCGGAGGCGACGTCGGCCGGCGGCCGCTGGGCGGCGGCCGCCGTCTCCGGCTCGGCGAGGACGGCCCGGACCGCCGCCTCCTCGTGCTGCCAGGCGTCCAGGCGCCGCTGGAGTTCGCGGTGGGCGGCGTCGTCGAGGAGGGCTTCGGCGGCGTCCCGCGGGGTGTCGAAGCCCGCGCGGAAGGCGGCGTCGGCGAGCCGGGCGTCGGCCTGCTTGAGGCGCTGGGCCGCGTCCTCGGCGGTGCGGGCGGCGTCGGCGGCGTCCGTGAGCCACTGGGCGCTCCGCTCCAGCTGCTCCGCGCGCGCGGCCACGCTGGTGGCGTCGCCGCGGGCCCGCGTCAGCTCCTCCTCGAGGGTGGCGTGTTCCCGGTCCAGCCGGTCGCGGTGGCCGACCCGGGCGGCGGCGCGCACCGCCGCCTCGCGCTGGGCGGCGGTGCGCAGCTCGTGCTCCTGTTCCGCGCGGCGCAGCCGTTCCTGCGCGGGGTGCAGTGCCGAGGCGGTTTCCCTCGCCTGCGCGTACTGCCGTTCCAGCTCCTCGGCCTCGCGGGCGAGCTGTTCGGTGGCGGTGTCGCCGGCTTCCGCGCTCGCGGCGGCCAGCGCCTCCCGTGCGGCGGCGAGCCGCCGCTCGGCGCCGGCGCGGTGGTCGTCCGCCTGCTGGTGGCCGGTGAGGGCGCGTTCCTCCGTCTCGCGGTCGACGTGGCCGTCGACCTTGCGGGCGGGGGCGGGGTGTTCGGTGGCGCCGCAGACCGCGCAGGCCTCGCCGTCGGTGAGGCCGGCGGCGAGTTCGGCGGCGATGCCGTTGAGGCGCTGTTCCTTGAGGTCGAGCCAGTGCTGCTTCGCCGCGAGCGCCTGTTCCCGGGCGACGCGGGCCTGTTCGCCGGCCGCCCTGGCGTCCTCGGTGAGCCGGTCGCGCAGCCGCGCGGCGTTCAGCCGCCGGCGTGCGGGCTCCCGCTGCTCGGCGAGCTGTTCGGCCCTGCTCGCGGCCCGCTGGGCGGACTCGATGCCGGCCTGCAGTCCCGCGCGGGTCTCCTCCCAGTCCGCGAGCCAGGTCTCCGCGTCCTCGAGCACCTCCCGGTCGGCGCGTTCCTGCCGGTCCAGGCCGGCCCGCTCGTCGAGGAGTTCCGTCAGCCGCCGCTCGGCGCGGCGGGCGGACTCCAGCCCGCCCAGTTCCCCGGCGGCCCGGCGGGCGGCGGCGGCGAGCCCGGCGGATCCGGCGTCCGCGAGGGACGCCGGGAGGAGGGCACGCGCGCGCGACTCCGCGCCGGACGCGCGCCGGTGCTCGGCCTCGGCGGAGTCCCGCAGCTCCAGGGCGGGGGCGACGGTCTCGGCCTTGCGGGCGCGCTCCATCCGGGTCTGCGCCTCGCGGTGGGCGCCGGACCGCTCCTGGAGGCGTGCCGCCCGCTCCCGCGCCTCGGCGAAGCGCCGCTGCAGCCGGT carries:
- a CDS encoding AAA family ATPase codes for the protein MRLHRLDLTAFGPFGGTQSVDFGELSAAGLFLLHGPTGAGKTSVLDAVCYALYGSVPGARQSGQGMTLRSDHAAPGVRTEVTLELTVAGRRLEITRQPPWERPKKRGTGTTLDKAQTWLRERDAASGTWKDLSRSHQETAEEITQLLGMSREQFCQVVLLPQGDFARFLRADAEARGKLLGRLFDTRRFADVEKRLAERRRAAESRVRDGDADLLADAHRMQQAAGDTMELPELTPGEPGLAETVLGAAAVARSTARERLTAARCRLATAEAALAETDRVLDGVRERDRLQRRFAEARERAARLQERSGAHREAQTRMERARKAETVAPALELRDSAEAEHRRASGAESRARALLPASLADAGSAGLAAAARRAAGELGGLESARRAERRLTELLDERAGLDRQERADREVLEDAETWLADWEETRAGLQAGIESAQRAASRAEQLAEQREPARRRLNAARLRDRLTEDARAAGEQARVAREQALAAKQHWLDLKEQRLNGIAAELAAGLTDGEACAVCGATEHPAPARKVDGHVDRETEERALTGHQQADDHRAGAERRLAAAREALAAASAEAGDTATEQLAREAEELERQYAQARETASALHPAQERLRRAEQEHELRTAAQREAAVRAAARVGHRDRLDREHATLEEELTRARGDATSVAARAEQLERSAQWLTDAADAARTAEDAAQRLKQADARLADAAFRAGFDTPRDAAEALLDDAAHRELQRRLDAWQHEEAAVRAVLAEPETAAAAQRPPADVASAQRAAEDAGRRVREAASARDAADRRCAELDRLSARATASARRLGPLREEYDRVARMAGLTAGTSADNERRMRLESYVLAARLEQVAAAATVRLHRMSSGRYTLVHSDDRTGRGRSGLGLHVVDAWTGRERDTATLSGGETFFASLSLALGLADVVTDEAGGVRLDTLFIDEGFGSLDDQTLDEVLDVLDSLRERDRSVGIVSHVADLRRRIHAQLEVVKGRTGSELRRHGAR